A single genomic interval of Spirosoma taeanense harbors:
- a CDS encoding IlvD/Edd family dehydratase, translating into MPLRSQDWFGRTGKDGFIYRAWMKNQGFPHHEFEGKPVIGICNTWSELTPCNAHFRELAEAIKRGVWEAGGFPLEFPVMSLGECQIKPTAMLFRNLASMDVEESIRGNSLDGVILMCGCDKTTPSLVMGACSVDIPTMVVSGGPMLAGRFQGRKIGTSDLWRFAEAYKIGEMSQAEFVAAEASMARSQGHCAVMGTASTMAAMVESLGLALPDNATIPAADSRRKVLAHLTGMRAVELVRENLTPSKLLTREAFENAIMVNAALGGSTNFILHLTAIAGRLGVNLSLDDFDRISAKIPLLTNLQPSGEHFVEDLFYAGGLPAVIRELRGYLHNDALTVNGQTIGANCVEAKCYDPEVIATVDEPFKPESGVAVLRGNLCPNGAVLKPSAATPALMQHTGRAVVFENIDDYKARVDDPDLDVDPSCVLVLKNVGPRGYPGMPEVGNMQLPAKILAMGIHDMVRISDGRMSGTGFGTVVLHVSPEAAVGGNLALVQNGDLITLDVENRRLHLHVSDEELAGRLVHFKPLDLGYQRGYVNLYIRHVTQAHEGADFDFLRGASGSEVKRDSH; encoded by the coding sequence ATGCCCCTTCGTTCCCAAGACTGGTTTGGCCGTACCGGTAAAGACGGCTTCATTTACCGCGCCTGGATGAAAAATCAGGGTTTCCCGCACCACGAGTTCGAGGGAAAGCCCGTCATTGGTATCTGTAATACATGGTCGGAACTGACCCCCTGCAACGCCCACTTCCGCGAACTGGCCGAGGCCATCAAGCGGGGCGTCTGGGAAGCCGGCGGCTTTCCGCTGGAATTCCCAGTGATGTCGCTGGGCGAGTGCCAGATCAAACCGACCGCCATGCTGTTCCGTAATCTGGCCAGTATGGATGTAGAAGAAAGCATCCGGGGCAATTCGCTCGACGGCGTTATTCTGATGTGCGGCTGCGACAAAACCACGCCTTCGCTCGTCATGGGCGCGTGCAGCGTCGACATACCCACAATGGTCGTGTCGGGCGGGCCCATGCTGGCCGGGCGATTCCAGGGCCGAAAGATTGGCACCAGCGATCTGTGGCGGTTTGCCGAAGCCTATAAGATAGGGGAAATGAGTCAGGCGGAGTTCGTGGCGGCCGAAGCCAGCATGGCCCGGTCGCAGGGGCATTGCGCCGTAATGGGTACGGCCTCCACCATGGCCGCTATGGTCGAGTCGCTGGGACTGGCCCTGCCCGACAATGCCACCATTCCGGCCGCCGATTCACGCCGGAAAGTCTTGGCGCACCTGACCGGCATGCGGGCCGTTGAACTGGTCCGCGAGAACCTCACCCCGTCTAAACTCCTGACCCGCGAAGCCTTCGAAAACGCCATTATGGTGAACGCAGCTTTGGGCGGTTCAACCAACTTTATTCTGCACCTGACGGCTATTGCCGGACGCTTAGGCGTGAACCTGTCGCTGGATGATTTCGACCGCATTTCGGCCAAAATTCCTCTGCTGACGAACCTGCAACCCTCCGGCGAGCACTTTGTAGAAGATTTGTTTTACGCCGGAGGCCTGCCCGCCGTCATCCGCGAACTGCGCGGGTACCTGCACAACGACGCCCTGACGGTGAACGGCCAGACAATCGGCGCCAACTGCGTGGAAGCCAAGTGTTATGACCCGGAGGTGATTGCTACGGTTGATGAGCCATTCAAGCCGGAGTCGGGCGTGGCAGTGTTACGTGGCAACCTGTGCCCGAACGGAGCCGTGCTGAAGCCCTCGGCTGCCACGCCAGCCCTGATGCAGCATACGGGCCGGGCGGTGGTGTTTGAAAACATCGACGACTACAAAGCCCGCGTCGACGACCCCGATCTGGACGTTGACCCAAGCTGCGTCCTGGTGCTGAAGAACGTTGGGCCGAGGGGCTATCCCGGTATGCCCGAAGTCGGCAATATGCAGCTGCCGGCCAAGATTCTGGCGATGGGCATTCACGACATGGTCCGGATTTCGGATGGGCGTATGAGCGGCACCGGTTTCGGTACGGTCGTGCTGCACGTTTCGCCGGAAGCCGCCGTGGGTGGCAATCTCGCTCTGGTGCAGAACGGTGATCTGATTACGCTCGACGTCGAAAACCGGCGCCTGCATCTGCACGTCTCCGACGAAGAACTGGCGGGTCGGCTGGTGCATTTCAAACCGCTCGATCTGGGCTACCAGCGCGGTTACGTAAACCTGTACATCCGCCACGTAACGCAGGCCCACGAGGGTGCTGACTTCGACTTTCTGCGGGGCGCGTCGGGCAGTGAAGTCAAGCGGGATTCGCACTAA
- a CDS encoding SelT/SelW/SelH family protein codes for MKPTISIEYCPKCGWLLRSAWMAQELLTTFTDDVHGVLLQPAEVSGRFSVRVDDQVIFDRKVAGRFPDVKELKQLVRDVVNPEKDLGHSDRK; via the coding sequence ATGAAACCAACGATTTCGATTGAATACTGCCCAAAATGCGGCTGGCTATTACGTTCCGCCTGGATGGCGCAGGAACTGCTTACGACCTTCACCGATGATGTGCATGGCGTCCTGCTGCAACCGGCCGAAGTGAGCGGGCGCTTCTCGGTCCGGGTTGACGATCAGGTGATCTTCGACCGGAAAGTGGCCGGTCGCTTTCCGGACGTAAAGGAGTTGAAGCAACTGGTGCGCGATGTCGTCAATCCAGAGAAAGACCTGGGCCACTCGGACCGGAAGTAA